The genome window CGGACGTTATAAAAGAAGAGTCTTTTCAGCAATGGAGGTAGTTATGAATATAGGATCCGTAAGAGCAAGGAAGGGATTTTTGTACACCATAATGGCCGGCATGGTCGCGGTGGCCGGATGCGCCCCGCGGACCCAACCGGTTGCCGAGCCGGTGCCGACGGCCGAGGAGGTCCCGGCGGCGGGTGCGGTGACCATAGAGCTTGTAAGCGTCGTCGGGGACGGGGACGCCATACTGGTAGAGGCCAGCGGCGCCATACAGTACACCGCCTTCAGGCTTTCCGACCCACCGAGACTTATAGTGGACCTGCCGGGCGTGAACATGGAACAGGTCAGCGATACCATAGAGGTGGACAATAATTTCATGACGTCCATAACCACCTCGACCTACGGTGAGGACGAAAAGACTATAGGCAGGATAGAGATAAGGCTCAGGGAGGGTATAAACCACAACGTGAAGTCCGGGGAGGACAGCCTCCTTGTCGACCTTTCGAGAGATATCTATATCTCCGACGAGGCCGGGGCGGTCGAAGAGGAGCCGCTGGCCATGGAAGAGGAAGAAGCCGCACTGGAGGTGGCTGAGGCTGAGGCCGCGGTAGAGGTCCCGGTGATTGAGGAGGCCGCCGAGGAGCCCGTAGAGGTCCCGGTGATCGAGGAGGTCACCAGTGAGGAGCCGTTACCGGCCGCTACCAGACTCATCCAGGTGGCTTCGGCGCGGGAAGACGGCACCTCGGTCTTCACGGTCATAGCCGACGGGGCCATAGGCAGCTATAACTCCTTTGGGCTCGACGACCCCGCAAGGCTTGTTATAGACGTGTGGGGCGTGGACGCCACCATCGAACAGAAGGATATCCCCGTAAGCGGGGAGCAGATAGAGAGGATAAGGGTGGGGATCCATCCCGACAAGGTAAGGCTCGTATTCGATTCCCGCCTGCCGACCGTTCCGGCCCATACCATGAGGAGAGAGAGAGACAGGCTGGTGGTGAGGTTCGGCGATGAGGCGGACTTGCAGGCCGCTGAGGCCGCTCCCGTTCAGGTGGCCGCGGTCGAAGAAGAGGCCCCTGCCCCGGCGGAGGCCATTGAAGAACCCCCGGCGGAGGCGGCCGTTGAGTCCCCGGCGGAGGTGGCCGTTGAGTCCCCGGCGGAGGTGGAGCCGATGCTCATAGAGAGTGTCGACTTCAAGACGGTAGGGAACAAGGCGAGGATTGCCATTATGAGTTCCGGCGAGCCGAACTACATGGTCAAAGAGTCGCTTGACGGAAAGACGGTGACCGTGAGCATACGGGACGCGATAATACCCGAGGAGCTCAAGAGGACCCTCGATGCCACCGCCCTTGCCACGCCGGTAGCCAGGATAAGTTCCTACCAGGCGTCCGTCGAGCCTTCGAGAGAGGTCCGTATACTCATAAGCCTTAAGGAGCAGGCCTCCTACGAGGTCACGGGCGAGGGCACCGAGTTGAACATAGACTTCCCGCTGGCCGCCCCTGTTGCGATGGCTGGTGAGACCGCCATGGTAACGGCGACAGGGCTCGAAGTGGCCCCGGCCGAAGAGGGAGAGACCGTTTCTTCAGGCGAATTCACCGGGACCAGGATCGACCTGGACCTGTCGGACGCGGAGGTCGCGGACATATTGAAACTCCTGGCCGAGGTCAGCAACCTGAACATCATCGCCTCGGACGAGGTAAGTGGCAAGATAACGCTCCGGCTGAAGGACGTCCCCTGGGATCAGGCCTTCGACCTGATACTGAAGAGTAAGGGGCTCGGCGAAGTACGGGAGGGCAACGTGATAAGGGTGGCCCCCATGGAGTCCATCAAGAGGGAGAAGGAGGCGGCCCTGGCGGCGAAGATTGCGGCGCAAAAGCTCGAGTCGATCGAGACGGAATACGTGAGGGTCAGCTATGACGAGGCCGCCACACTGGCACCGCAGGTCCAGGAGCTCTTAAGCGACAGGGGCATCGCTACATTCCACGAGGCGACCAACACCCTCGTTATAAAGGATACCAGGAAGGGCATAGACGAGGCCCTGGACTACATATCGAGGGTCGATATACCCACCCCGCAGGTCCTCATAGAGGCGAGGATAGTGGAGGCCGAGTCGAGCTTCGCCCGCGACCTCGGTATCCAGTGGGGGATTGACTACCAGGGCGGCGGCCCGAAGGTCCACACGGGCATCTTCGGAAGCTCCGAGCAGTTGGGGTCGTTCGAGATGGATCCCGCCGCCCAGACTGCAATAGTCGATGATGCCGCGGAGGGCGTGCACAACCTGACAAGGAAGGACTGGCCGGTCATAGCCGGCGTCGGCAACTATGCCGTAAACCTACCCGCGACCGGTACCGCGGGTGCGCTCGGCGGACTCGGGTTCGTACTGGGCAAGGCCGGCGCGAGCAACGCCATACTCGACCTCCGTATCACCGCGGGAGAGCAGGAAGGCGTCGTTAAGACCATATCCAGGCCGAGGATTACCACGCTGGATAACAAGGAAGCCAAGATAGAGCAGGGTGAGTCCATACCGTTTGAGACCACTTCGGCCTCCGGCACGGCCACTTCCTTCATAGACGCCAACCTGAGCCTTACGGTGACCCCCCATATAACGCCGGACGGGAGCGTCCTCATGAGTATAAAGGCCAGCAGGAACTCCATCGGTACCTACAGGACGTCGGGCGGAGAGCCGAGTATAAACAAAAAAGAGGCCTACACCGAGGTGCTCGTGAGAGACGGTGAGACGACGGTCATCGGCGGTATCGTCATAACCGATACGAGCAGCACTACAAGCGGGATACCGTTCTTGAAGGACATCCCCATACTCGGCTGGCTCTTCAAGAGCAAGTCGGTCTCGGACAGCCAGAAGGAGCTGCTCATATTCATAACCCCGACCATTATCACCGGACTGGACAAGGGCTGAGGGACCGCTGACCACCCCAAAATGCACCCCCGCCGGGGGTGCATTTTTTTTAAGTGTTTATCTAAGTGCTCAGGGGATGGAACCATGCTCAGATACCTTACATCCGGAGAGTCGCACGGAAGCCGCCTTACCGCACTCATAGACGGGGTGCCGTCGGGCCTTGCCCTCTCCGCCCTCCATATAGACACGGACCTCGCCAGGAGGCAG of Thermodesulfobacteriota bacterium contains these proteins:
- the pilQ gene encoding type IV pilus secretin PilQ, which encodes MNIGSVRARKGFLYTIMAGMVAVAGCAPRTQPVAEPVPTAEEVPAAGAVTIELVSVVGDGDAILVEASGAIQYTAFRLSDPPRLIVDLPGVNMEQVSDTIEVDNNFMTSITTSTYGEDEKTIGRIEIRLREGINHNVKSGEDSLLVDLSRDIYISDEAGAVEEEPLAMEEEEAALEVAEAEAAVEVPVIEEAAEEPVEVPVIEEVTSEEPLPAATRLIQVASAREDGTSVFTVIADGAIGSYNSFGLDDPARLVIDVWGVDATIEQKDIPVSGEQIERIRVGIHPDKVRLVFDSRLPTVPAHTMRRERDRLVVRFGDEADLQAAEAAPVQVAAVEEEAPAPAEAIEEPPAEAAVESPAEVAVESPAEVEPMLIESVDFKTVGNKARIAIMSSGEPNYMVKESLDGKTVTVSIRDAIIPEELKRTLDATALATPVARISSYQASVEPSREVRILISLKEQASYEVTGEGTELNIDFPLAAPVAMAGETAMVTATGLEVAPAEEGETVSSGEFTGTRIDLDLSDAEVADILKLLAEVSNLNIIASDEVSGKITLRLKDVPWDQAFDLILKSKGLGEVREGNVIRVAPMESIKREKEAALAAKIAAQKLESIETEYVRVSYDEAATLAPQVQELLSDRGIATFHEATNTLVIKDTRKGIDEALDYISRVDIPTPQVLIEARIVEAESSFARDLGIQWGIDYQGGGPKVHTGIFGSSEQLGSFEMDPAAQTAIVDDAAEGVHNLTRKDWPVIAGVGNYAVNLPATGTAGALGGLGFVLGKAGASNAILDLRITAGEQEGVVKTISRPRITTLDNKEAKIEQGESIPFETTSASGTATSFIDANLSLTVTPHITPDGSVLMSIKASRNSIGTYRTSGGEPSINKKEAYTEVLVRDGETTVIGGIVITDTSSTTSGIPFLKDIPILGWLFKSKSVSDSQKELLIFITPTIITGLDKG